A section of the Sedimentisphaera cyanobacteriorum genome encodes:
- a CDS encoding glycoside hydrolase family 127 protein, translating into MQRSGKTISVMFVLLVSVSAVMAAGSYPYQPVDFTKVHFNDSFWKPRLETNKNVTIPYAFEKCEQTGRIDNFKAAAGVINQEFQGRQGFDDSDVFKIMEGAAYCLMVEKDPELEEYLENLIGWVAGAQHDNGYLYTAWTLKARDRDAKTGNCCYINKPWDNLKSSHELYNAGHMYEAAAAHYTATGRRTFLEVAIKNADLVCDLFLDGEHQGYPGHQEIEMGLARLYRVTGNERYLKMAEEFLERRGEQSSPGSHSEYRQAHKPVTEQKEAVGHAVRANYMYSGMADIAAMTGSKEYIGAIDAIWNNIVGKKYYITGGVGARHAGEAYGDNYELPNESAYCETCAQVAFVMLNHRMFLLHGDSKYIDVLERTLYNSTVSGVSLDGDEFFYPNPLESQGSYSRSPWFGCACCPTNITRFMASVPGYVYAVRNDDLYVNLFGKSDANVSLDSVDVELKQKTEYPWNGEVEIEVSPEQQREFRLMVRIPGWCRNKPAPGGLYSYIDNIKPSWNISVNGRVIEPEMQKGYAVIKRKWQRGDSVELFMDMPVRYVDCIDKVEANIGKAAVERGPIVYCAEEPDNGKGKVQNFYLTQTSAAGKVLEIKNGMLAGNKKIVLPARKYNSPDIRQVVLTPYNVWNNRNPRTSMTVWFAQTKQGARKAAMSENAFISNMGIIEASYTYRGDEAEAVSDGKIPESSSDRSIPRWTSWPRRGKSQTITYSFDETQKVSSAGLYFYNGGGGVQLPASWHIERKISGSWEKMEPYLTDSYSVIEDSFNTVHPAEVKECEAMRIVVNPKKTSCAGILEAKIETE; encoded by the coding sequence ATGCAGCGTTCAGGAAAAACTATATCAGTTATGTTTGTGCTTTTAGTTTCGGTTTCGGCAGTTATGGCCGCAGGGAGCTATCCCTATCAGCCGGTGGATTTCACGAAAGTTCATTTCAATGATTCATTCTGGAAGCCTCGGCTCGAAACGAACAAAAACGTTACCATCCCCTACGCATTCGAGAAATGCGAACAGACCGGCCGGATAGACAACTTCAAGGCCGCTGCCGGTGTGATCAATCAGGAATTTCAGGGCAGGCAGGGCTTCGACGATTCTGATGTTTTCAAGATTATGGAAGGCGCTGCATACTGCCTTATGGTAGAGAAAGATCCCGAGCTTGAGGAGTATTTGGAGAATCTTATTGGATGGGTTGCCGGAGCTCAGCACGATAACGGCTATCTGTACACAGCTTGGACGCTCAAAGCCAGAGACAGAGATGCGAAAACCGGCAATTGCTGCTACATAAATAAGCCTTGGGATAATCTCAAAAGCTCACACGAGCTTTACAATGCGGGGCATATGTACGAGGCTGCGGCTGCTCACTACACCGCCACAGGACGCAGGACCTTCCTCGAAGTAGCGATAAAAAATGCCGATCTGGTTTGCGATCTATTCTTAGACGGCGAACATCAGGGCTACCCGGGGCATCAGGAGATTGAGATGGGGCTTGCAAGGCTGTACCGCGTTACTGGGAATGAGCGCTATCTCAAGATGGCCGAGGAATTCCTTGAACGCCGCGGCGAGCAGAGCAGCCCGGGCTCCCATTCGGAGTACCGACAGGCGCATAAGCCCGTTACCGAGCAGAAGGAGGCTGTAGGTCATGCCGTTCGGGCGAATTATATGTACAGCGGTATGGCCGATATCGCTGCAATGACAGGAAGCAAAGAATACATTGGTGCTATCGACGCCATCTGGAATAATATAGTAGGCAAAAAGTATTACATTACCGGCGGCGTTGGCGCAAGGCACGCCGGCGAGGCCTACGGCGATAACTACGAACTGCCCAACGAAAGCGCGTACTGCGAAACCTGCGCGCAGGTGGCGTTTGTAATGCTCAATCACAGGATGTTCCTCCTGCACGGAGATTCGAAATATATAGACGTGCTTGAGCGAACGCTGTACAACAGTACAGTGAGCGGGGTATCGCTTGACGGCGACGAATTCTTCTATCCAAACCCGCTCGAATCGCAGGGCAGCTACTCCCGTTCGCCTTGGTTCGGCTGCGCATGCTGCCCTACAAACATAACCCGCTTTATGGCATCAGTCCCCGGGTATGTATATGCAGTGCGAAACGATGATTTGTATGTGAATCTGTTTGGCAAGAGCGATGCGAATGTATCGCTTGATTCAGTGGATGTGGAGCTGAAGCAGAAAACAGAATACCCATGGAACGGCGAAGTGGAGATAGAGGTTTCGCCGGAGCAGCAGAGAGAATTCAGGCTTATGGTTCGCATCCCGGGCTGGTGCAGAAACAAGCCCGCCCCGGGCGGACTCTACAGCTACATAGACAATATCAAGCCAAGCTGGAATATATCAGTAAACGGCAGGGTAATTGAGCCGGAAATGCAGAAGGGATATGCAGTTATAAAGCGCAAATGGCAAAGGGGAGACAGCGTGGAGCTGTTTATGGATATGCCCGTGCGATACGTTGACTGCATAGATAAGGTGGAAGCGAATATCGGCAAGGCGGCCGTGGAGCGCGGCCCGATAGTTTACTGCGCCGAAGAGCCGGATAACGGCAAAGGCAAGGTTCAGAATTTCTATCTGACCCAAACCAGCGCTGCCGGGAAGGTGCTTGAGATTAAAAACGGAATGCTTGCGGGCAATAAGAAGATCGTCTTGCCTGCTCGCAAATACAATAGCCCTGATATCAGGCAGGTGGTGCTTACTCCTTACAACGTTTGGAACAACCGCAATCCGAGAACGAGTATGACTGTATGGTTCGCCCAGACCAAGCAGGGAGCAAGGAAGGCCGCAATGAGCGAAAACGCCTTTATAAGCAATATGGGCATTATCGAAGCGAGCTATACGTATCGCGGAGATGAAGCGGAAGCTGTTAGCGACGGGAAGATTCCAGAGTCTTCAAGCGACAGAAGCATCCCGCGCTGGACGAGCTGGCCGAGAAGGGGTAAGTCCCAGACAATCACCTACAGCTTCGATGAGACCCAGAAAGTTTCGTCTGCTGGGCTTTATTTCTACAACGGCGGCGGCGGCGTGCAGCTTCCTGCAAGCTGGCATATCGAGCGAAAAATCAGCGGAAGCTGGGAGAAGATGGAGCCGTACCTGACAGATTCCTACAGCGTGATTGAGGATTCATTCAACACAGTCCATCCAGCAGAGGTAAAAGAGTGCGAGGCAATGAGGATTGTGGTAAACCCGAAAAAGACCTCCTGCGCAGGAATCCTCGAAGCCAAAATCGAAACCGAATAA
- a CDS encoding IS30 family transposase, with amino-acid sequence MGYKHLNINERECILKMQAKGKKLSQIAEYLGRNKGTISRELSRNVSSTGDYKPHLALGYYNKRRVASKRPYRLEQNGRLCRLVINKLEQYHSPEQISARLKIDYPYEQEMRVSHLTIYSWIKRDKAAGGDYYKYLRQGHRKRRKKHGSSDKRGRIPERAPISERPAVVDKRSRIGDWEGDTVSGKGHSSFVATHVERKTRYLLVGKMDDKSAASMNVTTKRIFRKIPKFKRKTLTVDNGKEFGGFKEMERMVGLCCYFADPYSSYQRGTNENTNGLLRQFFPKGTDFKKVSKAEIDKAVSLINNRPRKCLNYRTPNEMLWSG; translated from the coding sequence ATGGGCTACAAACATCTTAACATCAATGAAAGAGAATGCATACTAAAAATGCAGGCAAAAGGAAAAAAATTATCTCAGATTGCCGAATATCTCGGCAGAAACAAGGGCACGATAAGTCGAGAATTGAGTCGCAATGTCTCTTCAACTGGGGATTACAAACCGCACCTTGCCCTTGGATATTACAACAAACGCAGAGTCGCATCCAAACGCCCTTATCGCTTGGAGCAGAACGGCCGATTGTGCCGGCTTGTAATCAATAAACTTGAACAATATCACTCGCCCGAGCAGATATCCGCTCGCCTTAAAATTGATTATCCCTACGAGCAGGAAATGCGCGTAAGTCATTTAACCATATATAGTTGGATAAAGAGAGATAAAGCTGCCGGCGGCGATTATTATAAGTATTTGAGGCAAGGACATCGTAAAAGGAGAAAGAAACACGGCAGCAGCGACAAACGTGGCCGGATACCGGAGAGAGCTCCGATCAGTGAACGTCCGGCTGTTGTTGATAAACGCAGCCGCATTGGCGACTGGGAAGGTGATACCGTAAGCGGCAAGGGGCACAGTTCGTTTGTTGCCACCCATGTAGAGCGGAAAACCCGCTACCTGCTGGTCGGTAAAATGGATGACAAGAGTGCAGCCAGTATGAACGTTACTACCAAGAGAATATTCAGGAAAATTCCTAAGTTCAAACGAAAGACACTAACGGTTGATAACGGCAAGGAATTTGGCGGATTTAAGGAGATGGAAAGAATGGTCGGTCTATGCTGCTACTTTGCTGATCCGTACAGCTCATATCAGCGTGGTACGAACGAAAATACCAACGGACTGCTGCGTCAGTTTTTTCCAAAAGGTACTGATTTTAAGAAAGTAAGCAAAGCAGAAATTGACAAAGCCGTATCCTTAATCAATAATAGGCCAAGGAAATGCTTAAACTATCGGACACCAAATGAGATGCTCTGGAGCGGATAA
- a CDS encoding PEP-CTERM sorting domain-containing protein, with protein MGFISGIDSPLPSFGSDVQSVPDSFYGDSFGVTIVSDTSDQAIFFDEKDIDENNIASVSGGMTFQNKTISDLGLNLGTYQMNDSDFAEDENVTMTITPEPATLAILGLGGLFVRRRRA; from the coding sequence ATGGGGTTTATCTCGGGTATTGATTCTCCGCTGCCCTCTTTCGGCTCTGATGTACAATCTGTCCCAGACAGTTTTTACGGCGACAGTTTTGGAGTAACAATAGTTTCTGACACGTCAGATCAAGCTATCTTTTTTGACGAGAAGGATATCGACGAGAATAACATTGCCTCGGTAAGCGGCGGGATGACTTTTCAAAACAAAACAATTTCCGATCTGGGGCTCAATTTGGGCACTTACCAAATGAACGACTCAGATTTCGCTGAAGACGAAAACGTTACAATGACCATAACCCCCGAACCGGCAACTCTCGCGATCCTTGGTCTGGGAGGACTGTTCGTGCGCCGCCGCAGAGCCTGA
- a CDS encoding RrF2 family transcriptional regulator, producing the protein MDVIRRNTDYALRIMVNLASNYMKGSKTSRQLSKEEEVSSQLTSKLLQTLKAAGFVKSIMGVKGGFELAKPPSQIQMLEVVAAVQGPITLNRCVLGKDKCPKQGKCPMTAKLNSLQQTIEENLRSVTMADLAELVKDN; encoded by the coding sequence ATGGATGTAATAAGAAGAAACACAGACTACGCCCTCAGGATAATGGTAAACCTTGCCTCAAACTATATGAAAGGGTCTAAAACCTCTCGTCAGCTCTCGAAAGAGGAAGAGGTTTCCAGCCAGCTTACAAGCAAACTGCTTCAAACTCTTAAGGCTGCAGGATTCGTAAAAAGCATTATGGGAGTAAAAGGCGGATTTGAGCTGGCCAAGCCGCCTTCGCAAATTCAAATGCTTGAGGTTGTAGCTGCAGTTCAGGGGCCTATTACTCTGAACAGATGCGTGCTTGGCAAAGATAAATGTCCTAAACAGGGCAAATGCCCAATGACTGCAAAGCTGAATTCCCTTCAGCAAACAATTGAAGAAAACCTAAGAAGCGTAACGATGGCAGACCTTGCCGAACTTGTAAAAGATAATTAA
- a CDS encoding cupin domain-containing protein, with protein MIITKTKDTPFTENPHKVKAQKLYDKTTAQIIHLTLEQGESLRKHITPVDVAFYVLEGKGLVEIGEESHEAEKDDIIESPKNIPHRWINTSDEKLRILVIKTPAPTSATRIL; from the coding sequence ATGATAATTACAAAAACAAAAGATACTCCTTTCACCGAAAACCCGCATAAAGTTAAGGCTCAAAAACTTTACGATAAAACAACCGCCCAGATAATCCACCTCACACTTGAGCAGGGAGAATCTCTTCGAAAACACATAACGCCTGTTGACGTAGCGTTTTATGTATTGGAAGGAAAAGGATTAGTAGAGATCGGCGAAGAAAGCCATGAAGCAGAAAAGGACGATATAATTGAAAGCCCCAAAAATATCCCGCACCGATGGATAAACACCTCCGATGAAAAGTTAAGAATACTCGTTATCAAGACCCCTGCCCCAACCAGCGCAACTAGAATCCTCTGA
- a CDS encoding P-II family nitrogen regulator — protein sequence MKMIIAFVKPNMLDAVMLALHKIEGLTGASSSEVQGFGQDRSVNDREISFKTSPHIKLELSCHNDLVDQVLSAIAQAAHTGLRGDGKIYVLPLNDAVRISSKERGEKAV from the coding sequence ATGAAAATGATAATCGCTTTTGTAAAACCTAATATGCTTGATGCAGTAATGCTTGCATTGCATAAAATTGAAGGGCTTACGGGCGCAAGCTCCTCAGAGGTTCAGGGCTTCGGCCAAGACCGCAGTGTGAACGACCGCGAAATTTCGTTCAAGACAAGCCCCCATATTAAATTAGAGCTATCATGCCATAATGATTTAGTGGATCAGGTGCTTTCAGCAATTGCCCAAGCAGCCCATACTGGGCTTCGCGGAGACGGGAAAATTTATGTATTGCCTCTGAACGATGCAGTGCGTATCAGCAGTAAGGAAAGAGGGGAGAAAGCAGTATGA
- a CDS encoding efflux RND transporter permease subunit: MLKKIIDMSLSNKLLVVLSVLLAVIFGIKSLNELPVDAFPDVSPSLVQVFTVTEGLAPEEVEKYVTYPVEAKMTGLPKVSKIRSVSNFGLSVVSIYFEDGTDIYFARQLVGEKLQEAREEIPEGFGDPKMGPIATGQGQILYYYLKDTSGEYSLTELRTIQDWIVKFNLQTVPGVTEVLGIGGHEKQFQIVVSPEALIRYDLTLNEVIRRIKENNVNAGAQFIEQDGEQLVVRSEGLAEGISDLKSIAVKTVDGRPVHISDVAEVKIGGAIRRGLQTRNGKEEVVAGMVVKLLGTNSSTVIERVQEKIDEIQKSLPDEVKIVPFYEQKTIVDASLDTVKNALLQGVILVVIVVFVFMGGFRPSVIVSVALAFSVLFTFIAMKYLGLSANLMTFGGIAIAIGMLVDGTIVVVENVDRMLSEASPDEPAAHVAARACSEVARPITFAISIIILVFLPLFTLQGVEGKTFRPLAATVALALLGSLIYAVLQAPALCSILMRRPAAKKAEKSHKDKSEPFIVRILLKAYQPLVRFFVRFRYVTVILAAALLILGAAIYPRLGSEFTPRLLEGDIMVNLTFAPSASIKESKRNVLLLEKRFLQIPEVGEVVSRIGRGEVGAHSAPVNVSHMNVILKPKSEWSGALSQVDIEAKIREKLKRFPGVQSNITQPIQLSVDELIGGVKAELAVKLFGGELDTLKSKGDQIAEVIRTVNGAADVQVQQMVGAPQLVIRPDRQAAARYGMDISEIQRVIEAAVGGVEVGQIFEGIRRFDIYLRYEKSARATPEAIRDIIAETPEGKRVPLDELAVVKEVVGPRQIQRENNQRYLSVQCNVVGRDIGSFVEDAKKKINAEINLPPGCFISWGGQFELQQKANKRLAVVIPITLSIIALLLYINFKKISNTLLILFNIPLALVGGVAALWLFGENFSVPASIGFIALFGIALENGMVLVTYLNQLTEKGLPIDEASVQGACMRLRPVLMTAGTTALGLVPLLLSSGTGSEVQKPLAMVVIGGLITSTILTLLVIPALYKWFSPQQIIEMQ; encoded by the coding sequence ATGCTGAAGAAAATAATTGATATGTCATTATCCAATAAGCTGCTGGTAGTATTGTCGGTTTTACTGGCAGTTATTTTTGGAATTAAAAGTCTAAATGAACTTCCGGTTGATGCATTCCCTGATGTTTCCCCCTCACTTGTACAGGTTTTTACAGTTACTGAAGGGCTAGCACCGGAAGAAGTGGAAAAATATGTAACCTATCCGGTAGAAGCAAAGATGACGGGGCTGCCGAAAGTTAGTAAGATCAGGTCGGTGTCAAATTTTGGTTTATCTGTTGTCAGCATTTATTTTGAGGATGGAACAGATATTTATTTTGCCCGTCAGTTAGTTGGAGAGAAGCTTCAGGAGGCTCGCGAGGAGATACCGGAAGGATTTGGCGATCCTAAGATGGGGCCTATAGCAACAGGTCAGGGGCAGATTCTTTACTATTACCTAAAAGATACCTCAGGGGAATACTCTTTGACCGAGCTGAGAACAATTCAGGACTGGATAGTTAAATTCAATCTTCAGACTGTCCCTGGAGTTACTGAGGTTCTGGGCATAGGCGGACATGAAAAGCAGTTCCAAATTGTTGTATCCCCCGAGGCACTGATTCGATATGATTTGACGCTCAATGAAGTAATCCGTCGCATCAAAGAGAATAATGTAAATGCCGGAGCCCAATTCATTGAACAAGATGGTGAGCAGCTTGTCGTTCGGTCTGAAGGCCTTGCCGAAGGTATTTCAGATTTGAAAAGCATTGCTGTAAAGACTGTTGACGGCAGGCCTGTACACATTAGCGATGTTGCAGAAGTTAAGATCGGCGGGGCAATCCGCCGCGGCCTGCAAACCCGCAATGGAAAAGAAGAAGTTGTTGCAGGTATGGTTGTTAAGCTGCTCGGTACAAATTCATCTACTGTCATAGAAAGAGTGCAGGAAAAAATTGATGAGATACAAAAAAGCCTGCCTGATGAGGTAAAGATAGTTCCTTTTTATGAGCAGAAAACAATTGTTGATGCTTCCTTGGATACAGTTAAAAATGCATTATTGCAGGGTGTCATTCTTGTTGTCATTGTTGTTTTTGTGTTTATGGGCGGCTTCAGGCCGAGTGTAATTGTTTCTGTTGCACTGGCCTTTTCTGTGCTGTTTACTTTTATTGCTATGAAATACCTTGGTCTTTCGGCCAATCTGATGACTTTCGGCGGAATTGCAATTGCCATTGGAATGCTTGTTGACGGGACAATTGTAGTAGTGGAAAATGTTGACAGGATGTTAAGCGAGGCCAGCCCGGACGAGCCGGCAGCTCATGTTGCTGCAAGAGCCTGTTCAGAAGTTGCCCGGCCAATTACATTTGCTATTTCCATTATAATACTTGTGTTTCTTCCCTTGTTCACATTGCAGGGTGTTGAAGGTAAAACATTCCGGCCTCTTGCAGCTACAGTAGCATTGGCGCTTTTGGGTTCTTTGATATATGCTGTTCTGCAAGCTCCTGCTTTGTGCAGTATCCTTATGAGGCGTCCTGCGGCGAAGAAAGCTGAAAAATCACATAAAGACAAGAGCGAGCCTTTTATTGTTCGAATTCTGCTCAAAGCTTATCAGCCTTTGGTAAGGTTCTTCGTTAGATTTCGTTATGTTACTGTAATTCTTGCTGCTGCATTGCTGATTTTGGGAGCTGCAATTTATCCGAGACTCGGCAGTGAATTTACTCCGAGACTTCTTGAAGGTGATATTATGGTAAATCTAACTTTTGCACCTTCGGCTTCCATAAAAGAATCAAAACGCAATGTATTGCTTTTGGAAAAACGTTTTCTTCAGATACCCGAAGTTGGGGAAGTCGTAAGCCGGATTGGACGCGGGGAGGTAGGAGCGCATTCAGCTCCGGTAAATGTAAGTCATATGAATGTTATTCTCAAGCCCAAATCAGAATGGTCAGGTGCCCTTAGTCAGGTTGATATTGAGGCGAAAATTAGAGAAAAGCTCAAACGCTTCCCAGGCGTTCAAAGCAACATCACCCAGCCGATACAGCTTTCAGTTGATGAGCTTATCGGCGGCGTAAAAGCTGAGCTTGCTGTAAAGTTATTTGGGGGCGAGCTGGATACTCTGAAGTCCAAGGGCGACCAAATCGCAGAAGTAATCAGAACTGTAAACGGGGCAGCTGATGTGCAGGTGCAGCAGATGGTTGGCGCCCCTCAGCTTGTTATCCGCCCAGACCGCCAAGCAGCTGCACGTTATGGGATGGATATTTCGGAAATTCAGAGAGTGATAGAAGCAGCCGTTGGCGGGGTAGAAGTTGGACAAATATTTGAAGGGATTCGGCGATTCGATATTTACCTCAGATATGAAAAGTCTGCAAGAGCAACCCCCGAAGCTATTCGAGATATAATTGCAGAAACTCCCGAGGGAAAACGAGTTCCGCTGGATGAGCTGGCGGTTGTCAAAGAAGTAGTTGGCCCAAGGCAGATACAGCGTGAGAACAATCAGCGATATCTTTCTGTTCAGTGTAATGTAGTTGGGCGGGATATAGGAAGTTTCGTTGAAGATGCGAAAAAGAAGATCAATGCAGAGATTAACCTGCCCCCGGGGTGCTTCATTTCTTGGGGTGGTCAATTTGAACTGCAGCAGAAAGCAAACAAGCGGTTAGCGGTTGTAATCCCGATCACCTTGTCAATTATCGCTTTGCTGCTTTATATCAATTTCAAAAAGATTTCAAACACACTGCTTATTCTTTTTAATATTCCTTTGGCTCTGGTTGGCGGGGTTGCCGCCCTGTGGCTTTTCGGCGAGAATTTTTCTGTCCCTGCATCAATTGGATTTATTGCATTGTTCGGGATTGCTCTTGAGAACGGGATGGTTCTGGTAACTTATCTTAACCAGTTAACGGAAAAGGGCCTGCCGATTGATGAAGCATCTGTGCAAGGGGCGTGTATGCGTTTGAGGCCTGTACTGATGACTGCCGGAACTACTGCTCTGGGGCTGGTTCCGCTGCTTCTCTCTTCCGGCACGGGAAGCGAGGTGCAGAAGCCGCTGGCAATGGTTGTTATCGGCGGACTTATAACTTCTACAATACTGACCCTGCTGGTGATACCCGCTCTGTATAAGTGGTTTTCGCCGCAGCAGATAATTGAAATGCAATAG